A single Zootoca vivipara chromosome 1, rZooViv1.1, whole genome shotgun sequence DNA region contains:
- the ZC2HC1C gene encoding zinc finger C2HC domain-containing protein 1C, which yields MAHLQLAVCSHMDPMAANSSLPATSQERCHPETLKEQVQLEHLRSNIQQQFLCNKDKKLADLHIQKGRSSSCSQPAETSQLILEKAGFYSAGPRNWYFKGQANSLPSHWRTKRREGVDRSYPLKPVFPHTAGNVHLPSSWQVGSPPARKTPPISPSSEKKGRSHAVKTHHVRVPSPFSVEQSKRAASHSRRAESGYIQKLEAAGRSLEEEIQRKEALLREKLRRTEEELRRIQWERQQAEAEGRRQRGGLCMPERKAAGITQGHVSRSIVQTRDCQKVHIPDSLVVSVGTALPPQALHIEKLKKQRLVASNSKIRENVSQISATSSPELASMRDQAPSAAASLGQVDCVAAEPSYTEAPSSVEDWGECNFCGRKLYCSRLEKHISICRKNHGSKRKVFDSSKARAKGTELEAYYLLKGSDTSQKKNSRQNFEASKQNSEISKQSNWRQKHESFIKTLRRARALQRVISKGGKASDLPPAPAMENPDYKLCPYCTRQFAPKVAERHIPKCKNIKNRPPPPQQKKH from the exons ATGGCTCATTTGCAGCTGGCCGTGTGTTCACATATGGATCCAATGGCGGCCAATTCCAGCCTTCCTGCAACAAGCCAGGAAAGATGCCACCCTGAGACTCTTAAAGAGCAGGTCCAGCTAGAACACTTGAGGAGTAATATTCAGCAGCAATTCCTGTGCAACAAAGATAAGAAGCTGGCAGATCTTCATATCCAAAAAGGGAGGAGCTCTTCTTGTTCTCAGCCTGCAGAAACTAGTCAACTGATCTTGGAGAAGGCAGGTTTCTATTCTGCTGGCCCACGCAATTGGTACTTCAAGGGCCAGGCCAACAGTCTGCCCTCCCACTGGAGAACCAAACGGAGAGAAGGCGTGGACAGGTCATACCCTCTAAAACCAGTCTTTCCCCATACAGCTGGGAATGTTCACCTGCCCAGTTCTTGGCAAGTTGGGAGCCCACCAGCTAGAAAGACTCCTCCCATTAGCCCTAGCTCAGAGAAAAAAGGAAGGTCACATGCAGTCAAGACTCATCATGTTAGAGTGCCTTCTCCTTTTTCTGTAGAGCAATCCAAGAGAGCAGCTTCTCATTCACGTAGAGCAGAGTCGGGCTACATTCAAAAACTGGAGGCTGCTGGGCGGAGCTTAGAGGAGGAGATCCAGCGAAAGGAGGCCCTGCTCAGGGAGAAGCTgaggagaacagaagaagagcttcGAAGAATCCAGTgggagaggcagcaggcagaagcagaaggaagACGGCAGCGGGGAGGACTATGTATGCCTGAGAGGAAAGCAGCAGGTATTACTCAGGGGCATGTTTCCAGATCTATAGTGCAAACTCGTGACTGTCAAAAGGTACATATTCCAGACAGCCTTGTTGTCTCAGTGGGGACTGCCCTGCCTCCCCAGGCACTCCACATTGAAAAGCTAAAAAAGCAAAGATTGGTGGCTAGCAACAGTAAAATTCGAGAGAATGTATCCCAGATTTCAGCCACTTCTAGCCCAGAACTGGCTTCCATGCGTGACCAGGCTCCTTCCGCAGCAGCCTCGTTGGGACAGGTTGACTGTGTGGCAGCAGAACCCTCATATACAGAGGCTCCAAGCAGTGTAGAGGATTGGGGAGAGTGCAATTTCTGTGGGCGAAAGCTTTATTGCTCCAGGTTGGAGAAGCACATAAGCATCTGCAGGAAGAATCATGGCTCCAAGAGAAAAGTGTTTGATTCAAGCAAGGCTAGAGCAAAAGGCACCGAATTAGAGGCCTATTATCTATTGAAGGGTTCAGACACCTCTCAG AAAAagaattccagacaaaattttgaGGCTTCCAAGCAAAACAGTGAGATATCTAAGCAAAGCAACTGGAGACAGAAGCATGAATCATTCATCAAGACATTGCGTAGGGCTCGTGCGCTGCAACGAGTAATCTCCAAAGGAGGGAAGGCCTCAGACCTCCCCCCAGCCCCTGCTATGGAGAACCCAGATTACAAACTATGCCCTTATTGCACCCGTCAGTTTGCACCTAAGGTGGCTGAGAGACACATTCCCAAGTGCAAGAACATTAAGAACAGACCCCCACCGCCACAGCAAAAGAAACACTGA